In the Paenibacillus sp. FSL R7-0337 genome, GAAGTGATCGATACCGGGGGCGGGGAGAAGCTCGAACGCTGGGGCGATATTATCCTGCGCCGGCCGGACCCGCAGATCATCTGGCCGCTGGCCAGCGAGAGCGCCAAATGGCGGGATGTGCACGGACATTATCACCGCAGCTCCGCCGGAGGCGGACAGTGGGAGATGAAGAAGACGATACCGGAGGACTGGAAAATCAGCTACGGCAAGCTGAAGTTCAACCTCCGCCCGACGAACTTCAAGCACACCGGGCTGTTCCCGGAGCAGGCGGCCAACTGGCGCTGGATGATGGACAAGATCGCAGCGGCTAACCGCCCGATCTCCGTCCTCAACCTGTTCGCATATACCGGCGGAGCCACTGTTGCGGCAGCAAGTGCCGGAGCCTCCGTCGTGCATGTTGATGCGGCCAAAGGAATGGTGCAATGGGCCAAGGAGAATGTAGCCCTGTCCGGTCTTGCTGACAAGCCGCTCCGCTTCATTACCGATGATGTATTCAAATTCGTCCAGCGCGAACAGCGCCGCGGCAGCAAATACGATGCTATTATTATGGACCCTCCGTCCTACGGAAGAGGGCCGGGCGGAGAAATGTGGAAGCTCGAATCCAGTCTCTATCCCTTCCTGGAGAGCTGCATGGAGATAATGAGCGACCGTCCGTTATTCATGCTGATTAACTCCTACACGACCGGTATCTCGCCAACCGTACTGCGCAACATGCTGTCGATGACCATGGGTAAGCGCTATGGCGGCAAGCTGAATTCCGGTGAGATCGGCTTGCCGATTACAGCCTCCGGTATGAATCTGCCTTGCGGAATTCTGGGCCGCTGGGAGGCGTAAGCCATGACCGGAACGAATAACGGTACAGCAGGAGAGTCCGGCAGCAGCCCCTCCCGGTTCGAGATTCTCTATGAGGACAACCATCTGCTAGGCATTGTTAAGCCGGTCAACATTCCCGTTCAGGAGGATGCTACAGGCGACCCGGATCTCCTGACCCTGCTGAAGGAAGATGTGAAGGAACGCTACGCGAAGCCGGGCAACGTCTTCATGGGACTGGTTCACCGGCTTGACCGGCCTGTAGGCGGGGCGATGATCTTCGCCAAGACCTCGAAGGCAGCCTCCCGGCTATCTGCGAGTGTCCGCACCCATGCCTTCCAGAAGGTGTATCTGACAGTGGTGCATGGTCAGCTTCCGGGCGCAGAGGGCCGGCTGGAGCATACGCTGCTGAAGGACCCTAAGAGCAATACCGTCCAGGCTGTCCGGGAGGGGACGCCGGGCGGCAAGCAAGCCATCCTTGATTATACCGTGATCGGTACCGCAGAAGGCTATTCTCTGGTGAGGATTGACCTGCTGACCGGCCGCTCCCACCAGATCCGCGTTCAGCTCAGCAACATTGGCTGTCCGCTCTATGGAGATCAGAAGTACGGCGCGGCCGTGAACAGACCGGGACAGCAGATTGCCTTATGGTCCGCTCTCACACGGTTCCCGCATCCGGTGACCAAAGAGGAAGTGGAGCTGCTCTCCCTGCCTCCCCGGTCCTATCCCTGGAATCTATGGACTCCGCAAATTCAAAAGCAGGCTATCCTTTAACGGACAGCCTGCTTTTTTACATTAATAAATGAATAGGTTCTCAGTTGGTGCTTATACGGACTGTACCGAAGCTGCGGCGTCCACTGCCGGGGCAACCGCCATCTTTCCCATAAGGTAGAGCAGCAGCTGCTGGTTATGGGAGGAAATGGGGTCCAGCGCTTCTGCAAAAAAGTCACTGCGGACCTTCAGTCCGCGCAGCGTCTCCTGCTGGCCTGTCTCGGTGATGCTCACCCAGACAATTCTGCGGTCCGCGGCATCGCGTTCACGAACAATCAGATTATGCTTCTCCATCCGGTCAAGCAGCATCGTCACGGCCGCCGGGCTGGTCGCCAGATGAGGGGCCAAATCAGAAGGCTTCATCGCATCACGCTCCTGCAGCAATTCCAGTACGGTTAGCTGGGCATCAGTCAGTGTAGGGGCAAGCTTGCTGTCCATATGTAGCTTATAGTCCTTTAATATCTTATGCCAGATTTTACTGAATTCAGTGGAGTGCACACTTATTCCTTCCTTTCCTGCGGATCTCTATCCGGTATATTAACTTTTTCGCCAGAAAAATTCCAAATCCTTCAAGGACGAAAAATAAAATCTTATCTGCAACTGTTGCCCCCAAATTAAAAGCGCAGGCAACCCGTTACTCCTGAGCTGCCCGCGCCATTCCATGCGGTCTTATATTCTTACTTGACGGCCTGAAAAAGAATAGAGATCTCGTCCTTCTTCTCGACAGCAACCAGCTGCTTGCCTGTAGAACGGCGCTCAGCAATCGGTGCCGACTCGGAGGAGAACGAATGTACAACGCCGCTCTGGGTGATAGCGGTCAGCTCCAGCGGCTCCTTGCAATAGAATGCGCCTGCCAGCCTGCTGCCATTCGGGCGGACACGCTTGCCTTCCTTGAACTCGAAGGTTGGCATCCCTTTGCCTCCGCGGCTCTGGGAAGGATAATCCACCATCAGGGAACGCTTGGCATAGCCGATGTCGGATATAGCCAGAATCTCGCCTTCATCCTCACTGACCCAGAAGCAGGAGACCACTTCATCTCCTTCACGGAGCTGTATTCCCCTAACTCCTGTGGCCACCCGGCCCATAGGATTCACTTCATTCTCACGGAAACGGATGCTCATACCGTCACGGGTAACCAGCACGATGTCCTTGTCACCCCTGCTCTGCGCGACTGTAATGATCTCATCGCCTTCGGCCACCTTGCAGGCGGCAACGGCTCCGGAACGGCTTGTAGAGTACTCCTTAAGCTCTGTACGCTTCACCTGGCCCTTGCGGGTGATGAAGACCAGACTTGCCTGCGGATCCTCCAGGTTGCCGACTGGCAGCACACTGACGACACCGTCTCCCTTCGCCAGTCCGAGCACGTTAACGATGGCCGTCCCCGGATCTTTCCATTTGAACTCTGGAATCTGATGAACGGGAAGCAGGAAGTATTGACCCTTGCGGGTGAAGACCAGCAGGCTCTCCCGGGTATTCAGATCCAGCAGCTTGACGATATGATCGCCATCCTTCACACCTGAAGAGTGGCGCTCCCCGCCCGAACGGGTGAATGACAGCATACCGGTCCGCTTGATATAACCGTCCGCAGAGAGTGCAACCAGCACATCCTCCGCATTAACCAGAACCTCCATGTTGACCTTAAGCTCCTCTACCTCTCCCTGAATCAGGGAACGGCGGTCGATTCCGTATTTGTCACGGATCTCCAGCAGCTCCTTGCGGATAACGGTAATCAGCTTCTTGTCGCTATCCAGAATCCCCTGAAGCACAGCAATCCGGGCCAGCATCTCATCCAGTTCCTTCTGAAGGGAGTTAATCTCCAGATTAGTGAGGCGGTAGAGCTGCAAGGTAAGGATGGAATCCGCCTGCCGTTCGCT is a window encoding:
- a CDS encoding class I SAM-dependent methyltransferase, with amino-acid sequence MYIASDWKDYEVIDTGGGEKLERWGDIILRRPDPQIIWPLASESAKWRDVHGHYHRSSAGGGQWEMKKTIPEDWKISYGKLKFNLRPTNFKHTGLFPEQAANWRWMMDKIAAANRPISVLNLFAYTGGATVAAASAGASVVHVDAAKGMVQWAKENVALSGLADKPLRFITDDVFKFVQREQRRGSKYDAIIMDPPSYGRGPGGEMWKLESSLYPFLESCMEIMSDRPLFMLINSYTTGISPTVLRNMLSMTMGKRYGGKLNSGEIGLPITASGMNLPCGILGRWEA
- a CDS encoding RluA family pseudouridine synthase yields the protein MTGTNNGTAGESGSSPSRFEILYEDNHLLGIVKPVNIPVQEDATGDPDLLTLLKEDVKERYAKPGNVFMGLVHRLDRPVGGAMIFAKTSKAASRLSASVRTHAFQKVYLTVVHGQLPGAEGRLEHTLLKDPKSNTVQAVREGTPGGKQAILDYTVIGTAEGYSLVRIDLLTGRSHQIRVQLSNIGCPLYGDQKYGAAVNRPGQQIALWSALTRFPHPVTKEEVELLSLPPRSYPWNLWTPQIQKQAIL
- a CDS encoding MarR family transcriptional regulator, whose product is MHSTEFSKIWHKILKDYKLHMDSKLAPTLTDAQLTVLELLQERDAMKPSDLAPHLATSPAAVTMLLDRMEKHNLIVRERDAADRRIVWVSITETGQQETLRGLKVRSDFFAEALDPISSHNQQLLLYLMGKMAVAPAVDAAASVQSV